A genomic segment from Arcobacter acticola encodes:
- a CDS encoding acetate/propionate family kinase, translating into MLVFILNAGSSSLKYQLMNPVSKEVLATGLCERIGIDGVLKHEFTDGKKLTLDVSMPTHKEAIELVLKTLVEGEGKVINSIDNIDAVGHRAVHGGEEFASSVMVTPKVIETMKKLIPLAPLHNPANIMGMEICQDLMPGKPNVAVFDTAFHQTMPDYAYMYALPYDQYTKHGIRKYGFHGTSHFFVSNEARGMLDKKHNTRIIVCHLGNGSSVSAVLNGKCIDTSMGLTPVQGLMMGTRAGDVGAGAISYMMTQEGMTIDQTLDVMNKKSGILGISGKSSDLREVLQGMQDGDDRCRLAVEMVAYNIKKYVGAYVAALDGVDALCFTGGIGENSSLIREIVCAGLDGMGLNIDPTKNNKRSGKPRDIATNSSTARIFVIPTNEEYVIANDTYKIVSGLEK; encoded by the coding sequence ATGTTAGTATTTATTTTAAACGCAGGAAGCTCATCTTTAAAGTATCAATTAATGAACCCAGTTTCAAAAGAGGTTTTAGCTACAGGTCTTTGTGAAAGAATCGGAATTGATGGTGTTTTAAAACATGAATTTACTGATGGTAAGAAATTAACTTTAGATGTTTCGATGCCTACGCATAAAGAAGCAATTGAATTAGTATTAAAAACATTAGTTGAGGGAGAAGGTAAAGTAATCAACTCTATTGATAATATTGATGCAGTTGGACATAGAGCTGTTCATGGTGGAGAAGAATTTGCATCTTCTGTTATGGTAACTCCTAAAGTTATTGAAACTATGAAAAAACTTATTCCATTAGCACCTTTACATAACCCTGCAAATATTATGGGAATGGAAATTTGTCAAGATTTAATGCCAGGTAAACCAAATGTAGCTGTATTTGATACTGCATTCCACCAAACAATGCCTGATTATGCTTATATGTATGCATTACCTTATGATCAATATACTAAACATGGTATTAGAAAATATGGATTCCACGGAACTTCACACTTCTTTGTTTCAAATGAAGCAAGAGGAATGTTAGATAAAAAACACAATACTAGAATTATTGTTTGTCACTTAGGAAATGGTTCATCAGTATCTGCTGTTCTAAATGGTAAATGTATTGATACCTCTATGGGACTAACTCCTGTTCAAGGTTTAATGATGGGGACTAGAGCCGGAGATGTTGGAGCGGGAGCTATTTCTTATATGATGACTCAAGAAGGAATGACTATTGATCAAACTCTTGATGTTATGAATAAAAAATCTGGTATCTTAGGAATTTCTGGAAAATCATCTGATTTAAGAGAAGTTTTACAAGGAATGCAAGATGGTGATGACAGATGTAGACTAGCTGTTGAAATGGTTGCGTATAACATCAAAAAATATGTTGGAGCTTATGTTGCTGCACTTGATGGCGTTGATGCATTATGTTTCACAGGTGGGATTGGTGAGAATTCATCATTAATTAGAGAAATTGTTTGTGCTGGTCTTGATGGTATGGGATTAAATATAGATCCAACTAAAAATAACAAAAGATCAGGTAAGCCAAGAGATATTGCTACAAATAGTTCAACTGCTAGAATCTTTGTTATTCCTACAAATGAAGAGTATGTTATTGCTAATGATACTTATAAAATCGTTTCAGGACTTGAGAAATAA
- the pta gene encoding phosphate acetyltransferase — protein MGLIENIKVKAKLQLRTIVLPEPEDERVLKATQQVLEEKTAKVILIGNVETIKADAAKCGANIEGATIVDPKNFDNIDKYIDELVELRKTKNLSREEATEIMTTEPRFFGCMMVRLGDADGLVAGSNSPTADVLKAAIHVIKTAPGINTVSSTFIMETADGKFGDNGLILFADCAVIPEPNAEQLADIACATAATAASVVGLEPRVAMLSFSTKGSAKHPLVDKVQYACEILDERNVDFSFDGELQADAAIVEAIGAKKAPGSKVAGHANILVFPDLQSGNIGYKLVQRFAGAEAHGPIVQGLNQPVNDLSRGCSVEDIANLVAITATQIK, from the coding sequence ATGGGTTTAATTGAAAATATCAAAGTAAAAGCCAAATTACAACTAAGAACAATTGTTCTTCCAGAGCCAGAAGATGAAAGAGTTTTAAAAGCTACACAACAAGTATTAGAAGAAAAAACTGCAAAAGTTATTTTAATCGGTAATGTTGAAACTATTAAAGCGGATGCTGCTAAGTGTGGTGCAAATATCGAAGGAGCAACAATTGTTGATCCTAAGAATTTTGATAATATAGATAAATACATTGATGAGTTAGTAGAACTTAGAAAAACTAAAAATCTATCAAGAGAAGAAGCTACAGAAATTATGACTACTGAACCTAGATTTTTTGGTTGTATGATGGTAAGACTAGGAGATGCAGACGGTTTAGTTGCAGGTTCTAACTCACCAACAGCTGATGTTTTAAAAGCTGCTATCCATGTTATTAAAACTGCTCCTGGTATTAATACTGTTTCTTCTACATTTATTATGGAAACAGCTGATGGTAAATTTGGAGACAATGGATTAATTTTATTTGCAGATTGTGCTGTAATTCCTGAACCAAATGCTGAGCAATTAGCAGATATTGCATGCGCAACAGCTGCAACTGCTGCAAGTGTAGTTGGACTTGAGCCAAGAGTTGCAATGTTATCATTTTCTACAAAAGGAAGTGCAAAACATCCATTAGTTGATAAAGTTCAATATGCATGTGAAATATTAGATGAAAGAAATGTAGATTTCTCATTTGATGGAGAATTACAAGCAGATGCTGCAATTGTTGAAGCTATTGGAGCTAAAAAAGCACCAGGTTCAAAAGTAGCGGGGCATGCGAATATTTTAGTATTCCCTGATTTACAATCTGGAAATATTGGATATAAATTAGTTCAAAGATTCGCAGGAGCAGAAGCTCATGGACCAATCGTTCAAGGATTAAATCAACCTGTTAATGACTTATCAAGAGGTTGTTCAGTAGAAGATATCGCAAACTTAGTTGCAATTACAGCAACTCAAATCAAATAA
- a CDS encoding acetate/propionate family kinase, producing MLVFVLNAGSSSLKYQLINAKTAELKASGLVERIGIDGILKHEVGENKKLTFELPIPTHKEAIELVLRILTNDETKVIDSIKEIQAIGHRIVHGGEFFKESTIVTPDVIEKIEQLIPLAPLHNPANIMGIKICQELMPKIPNVAVFDTAFHQTMPKENFLYAVPYADYTEHHLRKYGFHGTSHYYVSNEMVKILNKKDSKIIVCHLGNGSSVCAVRDGKSISTSMGLTPLEGLIMGTRAGDIDAGVIPYLMEKKNLTSNQILDYLNKKSGILGVSGISSDLREVIKASKDGDIRSKITIEMLCNRIKKYLCSYAGLMGGVDAICFTAGIGENSDLIREKVCNGLEFMGIELDADKNKIREKGNREISKKSSRTKIYVIPTNEELVIAKDTYALTKTK from the coding sequence ATGTTAGTATTTGTATTAAATGCAGGTTCATCTTCACTAAAATATCAACTTATCAATGCTAAAACAGCTGAACTAAAAGCTAGTGGATTAGTAGAAAGAATAGGAATTGATGGTATATTAAAACATGAAGTTGGAGAAAATAAGAAATTAACTTTTGAACTTCCAATTCCAACACATAAAGAAGCTATTGAACTAGTTTTAAGAATTTTAACAAATGATGAAACAAAAGTAATTGATTCAATAAAAGAAATTCAAGCAATTGGACATAGAATTGTTCATGGTGGAGAATTTTTCAAAGAATCTACAATAGTTACTCCTGATGTTATTGAAAAAATTGAGCAATTAATTCCTCTTGCACCATTACATAATCCTGCTAATATCATGGGAATAAAAATCTGCCAAGAATTAATGCCAAAAATTCCAAATGTAGCTGTATTTGATACGGCATTTCATCAAACTATGCCAAAAGAAAACTTCTTATATGCAGTTCCTTATGCAGATTATACAGAACATCATTTAAGAAAATATGGATTCCATGGAACTTCTCATTATTATGTATCAAATGAAATGGTTAAGATTTTAAATAAAAAAGATTCAAAAATTATTGTTTGTCACTTAGGAAATGGATCATCAGTTTGTGCTGTACGAGATGGAAAATCAATAAGTACTTCAATGGGATTAACTCCACTTGAAGGCCTAATTATGGGAACAAGAGCTGGAGATATAGATGCAGGTGTAATTCCTTATTTAATGGAGAAAAAAAATCTAACTTCAAATCAAATTCTAGATTATTTAAATAAAAAATCTGGAATTTTAGGAGTTTCTGGAATTAGTTCTGATTTAAGAGAAGTAATCAAAGCTTCAAAAGATGGAGATATTAGATCTAAAATAACTATTGAAATGTTATGCAATAGAATTAAAAAATATTTATGTTCATATGCTGGATTAATGGGTGGAGTTGATGCTATTTGTTTTACAGCAGGAATTGGAGAAAATTCTGATTTAATTAGAGAAAAAGTTTGTAATGGACTTGAATTCATGGGAATAGAATTAGATGCTGATAAAAATAAAATTAGAGAAAAAGGTAATAGAGAAATAAGTAAAAAATCTTCTAGAACTAAAATCTATGTTATTCCAACAAATGAAGAATTAGTTATTGCTAAAGATACTTATGCTTTAACAAAAACCAAGTAA
- a CDS encoding 3'-5' exonuclease has protein sequence MFRNIKNYFNKRNLKDKKYLYLFDEPNNEEYVCFDCETTGLDPKKDDIISIGAVIIKNNTIVASKKFVKFIKPKTKLQVEAIKVHHIRECDLQDAEDINKVIKEFLEFIGSRTLVGYFLEFDIAMINKYLKPILGIKLPNKALEVSAIYYDYKIERIPQGNIDLRFNTIMNELKIPSLGKHDAYNDAIMTSMIFLKLKNLPKVKIN, from the coding sequence ATGTTTAGAAATATAAAAAACTATTTTAATAAGAGAAATTTAAAAGACAAAAAATATTTATATCTATTTGATGAACCAAATAATGAAGAATATGTTTGTTTTGATTGTGAAACAACAGGGTTAGATCCAAAAAAAGATGACATAATTTCAATTGGTGCAGTTATAATAAAAAATAATACGATAGTTGCTAGTAAAAAATTTGTTAAATTTATAAAACCAAAAACAAAATTACAAGTTGAAGCAATTAAAGTGCATCATATCAGAGAATGTGATTTACAAGATGCGGAAGATATAAATAAAGTTATAAAAGAATTCTTAGAATTTATTGGAAGTAGAACACTTGTTGGATATTTTTTAGAGTTTGATATTGCAATGATAAATAAATATCTAAAACCTATATTAGGAATAAAACTTCCAAATAAAGCATTAGAAGTTTCAGCTATTTACTATGATTATAAAATTGAAAGAATCCCTCAAGGAAATATTGATCTAAGATTTAACACTATAATGAATGAACTTAAAATACCAAGTTTAGGAAAACATGATGCTTATAATGATGCAATTATGACTTCTATGATTTTTTTGAAATTAAAAAACTTACCAAAAGTGAAAATAAATTAA
- a CDS encoding putative nucleotidyltransferase substrate binding domain-containing protein: MSLLEQKAFLSSIHPFESLSATQLDTFAENMDIVYFKENEIIQKQGKNPESLFFILKGLVQEKQEEEVLSIYSKNEIFDSISLIENYSKNTFITTEETICYSLPRSIFIKTLHENIDLETYFFQSISEKLNNNIHHEKNKEMANIMIAKVKDATIHKAVIIDENKSIYEAATIIKKEKVPTILLKDNNNEMFIITDSDFRQKVILNRMDFDDKVIKIATKGLIYVNEDDFLFNAQLIMAKHGLKRVVVKNDKDTIVGILDQISLSSFFATNTFSVSNKIQKAETVEELKEASLSFIKIIRSLNAKGVKIEFIARLVNQLNKRLLDKLYKLLAPEELYTKSCLIVMGSEGRGEQILKTDQDNALIIEDDCTISNEDLQKFTHDFTETLVDFGFPRCEGNIMVSNPYWCRKESDFKNLIYQWVNEPSGDNFMNIAIFYDAVCVSGSIDLVIKLKEYLFKVAGNSQTFNAHFAKVISSFNVPLGFFDGFIFNSKDEKKKNEIDIKKGGIFIIVQGIRSLSLEHKLLNTSTAKRIAKLTEINVLDPELAKELTMAFNFLTNLKLKSNLDKLDKKIAIDNYINPDNLNTMEKDLLKDSFKIVSKLKKKLEFHFKLNYV, encoded by the coding sequence ATGAGTCTATTAGAACAAAAAGCATTTTTGTCATCTATTCATCCTTTTGAAAGTTTAAGTGCTACTCAACTTGATACTTTTGCAGAGAATATGGATATAGTTTATTTTAAAGAAAATGAAATAATCCAAAAACAAGGAAAAAATCCAGAATCTCTTTTTTTTATTTTAAAAGGACTTGTTCAAGAAAAGCAAGAAGAAGAAGTTTTATCAATTTATTCGAAAAATGAAATCTTTGACTCTATTTCTTTAATAGAAAATTATTCTAAAAATACATTTATTACAACAGAAGAAACTATTTGTTACAGTCTTCCAAGAAGTATTTTTATAAAAACATTACATGAAAATATTGACTTAGAAACTTATTTCTTTCAGTCTATATCTGAAAAATTAAATAACAATATTCACCATGAGAAGAATAAAGAAATGGCAAATATTATGATTGCCAAAGTAAAAGATGCAACTATTCATAAAGCTGTAATCATAGATGAAAATAAATCAATTTATGAAGCTGCAACTATTATAAAAAAAGAAAAAGTTCCTACAATTCTTTTAAAAGATAACAATAATGAAATGTTCATTATTACAGATTCTGATTTTAGACAAAAAGTAATTTTAAATAGAATGGATTTTGATGATAAAGTTATAAAAATTGCTACAAAGGGCTTAATTTATGTAAATGAAGATGATTTTTTATTTAATGCTCAATTAATCATGGCAAAACATGGTCTAAAAAGAGTTGTAGTCAAAAATGATAAAGATACTATTGTTGGTATTTTAGATCAAATCTCATTATCATCATTTTTCGCAACTAATACTTTTTCTGTTTCAAATAAAATTCAAAAAGCAGAAACTGTTGAAGAACTAAAAGAAGCATCCTTGTCATTTATAAAAATTATTAGATCATTAAATGCAAAAGGTGTAAAAATAGAATTTATTGCTAGATTAGTTAATCAATTAAATAAAAGACTTTTAGATAAGTTATATAAATTATTAGCACCTGAAGAATTATATACAAAATCATGTTTAATTGTAATGGGAAGTGAGGGAAGAGGCGAACAAATTCTAAAAACTGATCAAGACAATGCTTTGATAATAGAAGATGATTGCACAATTAGTAATGAAGACTTACAAAAGTTCACACATGACTTTACAGAAACCTTAGTAGATTTTGGCTTTCCTAGATGTGAAGGTAATATTATGGTTTCAAATCCTTATTGGTGTAGAAAAGAATCAGATTTTAAAAATCTGATTTATCAATGGGTAAATGAACCAAGTGGTGATAATTTTATGAATATCGCCATTTTTTATGATGCTGTTTGTGTTTCGGGAAGTATAGATTTAGTTATAAAATTAAAAGAATATTTATTTAAAGTTGCTGGAAATTCTCAAACATTTAATGCTCATTTTGCAAAAGTAATTAGTAGTTTTAATGTCCCTTTAGGTTTTTTTGATGGTTTTATTTTTAATAGTAAAGATGAAAAAAAGAAAAATGAAATAGATATTAAAAAAGGTGGTATTTTTATTATAGTTCAAGGAATAAGATCATTAAGTTTAGAGCATAAATTATTAAATACAAGTACAGCAAAAAGAATAGCAAAGTTAACTGAAATAAATGTACTAGATCCAGAACTTGCAAAAGAATTAACGATGGCATTTAATTTTTTAACAAATTTAAAATTAAAATCAAATCTAGATAAACTTGATAAAAAAATCGCTATTGATAATTATATAAATCCTGATAATTTAAATACAATGGAAAAAGATTTATTAAAAGATTCTTTTAAAATAGTGAGTAAATTAAAGAAGAAATTAGAATTCCACTTTAAGTTAAATTATGTTTAG
- a CDS encoding cation acetate symporter: MLKILALITIFALSAYAAGDATFEAVKRDLNIPAIIMFFIFIAGTLGITFWAAKKTKSASDFYTAGGGITGFQNGLAIAGDYMSAAAFLGVSGLIYMKGYDGVIYAVSFLVGWPIILFFMAEKLRNLGKFTFADIAAYRLGQKEIRTLAAFGSISVVILYLIAQMVGAGKLIQVLFGMEYEYAVFMVGALMIIYVTFGGMLATTWVQIIKACLLLSGVSFMAIMVLYHFDFSFESLAAKAVENHKSGESILSPGGFITDPISAISLGMALMLGTAGLPHVLMRFFTVGNAKEARKSVVYATGFVAYFWVIITVVGFGAIAFLNSAEGAQYFDQAKAYMDGGALFGGSNMASVHLSHMLGGNAFLGFISAVAFATILAVVSGLTLAGASAISHDIYANVINPDASDEKIVKISKITVILVGIIGVTLGIAFESQNIAYMVGLAFGIAASANFPILFLSIYWSGLTTKGAFIGGFMGLITAVTLVILGPNVWVQILGNEKAIFPYAHPAIFSVTVAFVSIWFFSKLDNSERAAKERQLFRAQNIRANTGIGAAGAVDH, encoded by the coding sequence ATGTTAAAAATATTAGCACTAATTACAATTTTTGCGCTAAGCGCATATGCTGCTGGTGATGCAACATTTGAAGCTGTAAAAAGAGATCTTAATATACCTGCGATTATTATGTTTTTCATTTTTATTGCTGGGACTTTAGGTATTACTTTTTGGGCTGCTAAAAAAACGAAATCTGCAAGTGATTTTTATACAGCAGGTGGAGGAATAACTGGTTTTCAAAATGGTTTAGCAATCGCTGGAGATTATATGTCAGCTGCTGCTTTCTTAGGAGTTTCTGGTCTTATTTATATGAAAGGTTACGATGGAGTTATCTACGCCGTTTCATTTTTAGTAGGATGGCCAATTATTTTATTCTTTATGGCAGAAAAATTAAGAAACTTGGGTAAATTTACATTTGCCGATATTGCTGCATATAGATTAGGACAAAAAGAGATTAGAACTTTAGCTGCATTTGGTTCTATATCAGTTGTAATTTTATATCTAATTGCTCAAATGGTTGGAGCTGGAAAATTAATTCAAGTTTTATTTGGTATGGAGTATGAATATGCTGTATTCATGGTTGGTGCCTTAATGATTATTTATGTTACTTTTGGTGGTATGCTTGCAACTACTTGGGTACAAATAATTAAAGCTTGTTTATTACTTTCAGGTGTTTCATTTATGGCTATTATGGTTTTATATCATTTTGATTTCTCATTTGAGTCTTTAGCTGCTAAAGCTGTTGAAAATCATAAATCAGGAGAATCAATTTTAAGTCCAGGTGGATTTATTACAGACCCTATTTCAGCAATATCTTTAGGAATGGCTTTAATGCTTGGAACTGCTGGTCTTCCTCATGTTTTAATGAGATTCTTTACTGTTGGTAATGCGAAAGAAGCTAGAAAATCAGTTGTTTATGCAACTGGATTTGTTGCATATTTTTGGGTAATTATTACTGTAGTTGGATTTGGTGCAATTGCATTTTTAAATTCTGCTGAAGGTGCTCAATATTTTGATCAAGCTAAGGCTTATATGGATGGTGGTGCATTATTTGGAGGAAGTAACATGGCTTCTGTTCACTTATCACATATGTTAGGTGGGAATGCATTCTTAGGATTTATTTCAGCAGTTGCTTTTGCTACTATTTTGGCAGTTGTTTCAGGATTAACACTAGCTGGTGCATCTGCAATATCACATGATATTTATGCAAATGTTATTAATCCAGATGCAAGTGATGAAAAAATTGTTAAAATTTCAAAAATTACTGTTATTTTAGTAGGTATCATTGGTGTTACTTTAGGAATTGCATTTGAATCACAAAATATTGCATATATGGTTGGGCTTGCATTTGGTATTGCTGCAAGTGCAAACTTCCCTATTTTATTCCTTTCTATTTACTGGAGTGGATTAACAACAAAAGGTGCATTTATTGGTGGATTTATGGGATTAATTACGGCTGTTACATTAGTAATCTTAGGACCAAATGTATGGGTTCAGATTTTAGGAAATGAAAAAGCAATTTTCCCTTATGCTCACCCTGCTATATTCTCTGTAACTGTTGCATTTGTTTCAATTTGGTTTTTCTCAAAACTAGATAATTCAGAAAGAGCTGCAAAAGAAAGACAATTATTTAGAGCTCAAAATATTAGAGCAAATACTGGTATTGGTGCAGCAGGAGCTGTTGACCATTAG
- a CDS encoding DUF485 domain-containing protein yields the protein MNEELVEKIESNPKYKELVSKRNSLGIKLGIFVLVMFYAYILVIAFNKELLAAKIGDGVTTIAFPIALAILVISFITTLIYVNKANGEFENLTNEIKKDVKDMM from the coding sequence ATGAACGAAGAATTAGTAGAAAAAATTGAATCTAATCCAAAGTATAAAGAGTTAGTTTCAAAAAGAAATAGTCTAGGAATTAAACTAGGTATTTTCGTATTGGTTATGTTTTATGCGTATATTTTAGTTATTGCATTTAACAAAGAATTATTGGCTGCAAAAATTGGTGATGGCGTAACAACAATTGCATTTCCTATTGCATTAGCAATTTTAGTTATTAGTTTTATTACAACTTTAATTTATGTAAATAAAGCAAATGGTGAATTTGAGAATTTAACTAATGAAATTAAAAAAGATGTAAAGGATATGATGTAA
- a CDS encoding cation acetate symporter has product MFKIITILSLIALGLFAAGDATFSGKRDLNIPAIIMFFIFIAGTLGITKWAASKTKSASDFYTAGGGITGFQNGMAIAGDYMSAASFLGISGMIYLSGYDGLIYAVGFLVGWPVILFLMAEKLRNLGKFTFTDIAAYRLDQTKIRILAAFGSLSVVTLYLIAQMVGAGKLIQILFGMDYEYAVILVGAMMVIYVTFGGMLATTWVQIIKAVLLLSGVTFMGMMVLAHFNFSFTDLATQAVATHSKGQAIMAPGGFITDPISAISLGMALMLGTAGLPHILMRFFTVGNAKEARKSVVYATGFIGYFYLIIAVIGLGAIVFLNSPEGAQYYTDGKLIGGGNMAAIHLSHVVGGDIFLGFISAVAFATILAVVSGLTLAGASAISHDIYAIVLRKGKASEEDEIKVSKRSVIIIGVVGVILGIAFEKQNIAFMVGLAFAIAASANFPILFLSIYWKKLTTRGAFIGGFIGLITAVVLVILSPTIWVEILGNAEAIFPYKHPALFSVSAAFIGIWFFSITDKSAQAQNEIEAYEAQNVRAETGIGADGAVDH; this is encoded by the coding sequence ATGTTTAAAATAATTACAATATTATCTTTAATTGCACTTGGTTTATTTGCTGCTGGAGATGCAACATTCTCAGGTAAAAGAGATTTAAATATTCCTGCAATTATAATGTTTTTCATTTTTATTGCTGGAACTTTAGGTATTACAAAATGGGCTGCAAGTAAAACAAAATCTGCTTCAGATTTTTATACAGCAGGTGGAGGAATCACAGGATTCCAAAATGGTATGGCTATTGCTGGAGACTATATGTCAGCAGCATCGTTCTTAGGTATTTCTGGAATGATTTATTTAAGTGGATATGATGGTTTAATTTATGCTGTTGGATTCCTTGTTGGTTGGCCTGTAATTTTATTCTTAATGGCTGAAAAATTAAGAAACTTAGGTAAATTTACATTTACAGATATTGCTGCATATAGATTAGATCAAACTAAAATTAGGATTTTAGCTGCATTTGGTTCTTTATCTGTTGTAACATTATATTTAATTGCTCAAATGGTTGGAGCTGGAAAATTAATTCAAATCTTATTTGGTATGGATTATGAATACGCTGTTATCTTAGTTGGAGCTATGATGGTTATTTATGTTACTTTTGGTGGTATGCTTGCAACTACTTGGGTACAAATTATCAAAGCTGTATTATTACTTTCAGGTGTTACTTTCATGGGTATGATGGTTTTAGCACACTTTAACTTCTCTTTTACAGATTTAGCAACTCAAGCTGTAGCAACTCATAGTAAAGGTCAAGCTATTATGGCTCCAGGTGGATTTATTACAGATCCTATTTCTGCTATTTCATTAGGTATGGCTTTAATGTTAGGAACTGCTGGTTTACCACATATCTTAATGAGATTCTTTACAGTTGGTAATGCTAAGGAAGCAAGAAAATCTGTTGTTTATGCAACTGGATTTATTGGTTACTTCTACTTAATTATTGCTGTTATTGGTTTAGGAGCTATTGTATTCTTAAATTCACCAGAAGGTGCTCAATACTATACAGATGGTAAATTAATCGGTGGTGGAAACATGGCTGCGATTCACTTATCACATGTTGTTGGTGGAGATATTTTCTTAGGATTTATTTCAGCTGTTGCATTTGCTACTATTTTAGCGGTTGTTTCTGGATTAACACTAGCAGGTGCTTCTGCAATATCTCATGATATTTATGCAATCGTGTTGAGAAAAGGTAAAGCTAGTGAAGAAGATGAAATTAAAGTTTCAAAAAGATCAGTTATCATTATTGGTGTTGTTGGAGTTATTTTAGGTATTGCTTTTGAAAAACAAAATATTGCATTCATGGTTGGTCTTGCATTTGCTATTGCTGCATCTGCTAACTTCCCAATTTTATTCCTTTCAATTTACTGGAAAAAATTAACAACTAGAGGTGCATTTATTGGTGGATTTATTGGTCTTATCACTGCAGTAGTTCTTGTAATTTTAAGTCCTACTATCTGGGTAGAAATCTTAGGAAATGCAGAAGCTATTTTCCCATATAAACACCCTGCATTATTCTCTGTATCTGCAGCATTTATTGGAATCTGGTTCTTCTCAATTACTGATAAATCAGCTCAAGCTCAAAATGAAATTGAAGCTTATGAAGCTCAAAATGTTAGAGCTGAAACTGGTATCGGTGCTGATGGAGCAGTTGATCACTAG
- a CDS encoding DUF485 domain-containing protein codes for MNNDLVQKIKSNPKYQELVSKRSSFSLKLSIFVLAMFYAYILVIAFNKDLLATKLGDGVMTVAFPIGAAIIVISFITTLIYVRRANSEFEDLTNQIKEDVKDAI; via the coding sequence ATGAATAATGATTTAGTACAAAAAATTAAATCTAATCCAAAGTATCAAGAATTGGTTTCAAAAAGAAGTTCATTTTCTTTAAAACTATCAATTTTTGTTTTAGCAATGTTTTATGCATACATTTTAGTTATTGCATTTAACAAAGATCTTTTGGCAACAAAATTAGGTGATGGGGTAATGACTGTAGCATTCCCAATTGGAGCAGCGATTATTGTTATTAGCTTTATTACAACATTAATTTATGTAAGAAGAGCAAATAGTGAATTTGAAGATTTAACAAATCAAATTAAAGAAGATGTAAAGGATGCTATATAA
- a CDS encoding 3'-5' exonuclease, with product MFETFFKNWNRKKLKDKKYDFLFHEPTVDEYICLDCETSGLNPRKDEILSIGAVHIKGNKILMRKTFYVFVKPSKHIAEESIKIHQIRPIDLENGLDPQDAIYQLLDFIGSRPIVGYYIKFDVAIISKYTKKFIGIKLPNETIEVSSMYYKTRKRSSDYEFIDLKFDTILKNLNIPALGKHDALNDAIMTSMIFLKLKDVTPAKTTFYTN from the coding sequence ATGTTTGAAACTTTCTTTAAAAACTGGAATAGAAAAAAATTAAAAGATAAAAAATATGATTTTTTATTTCATGAACCAACAGTAGATGAATATATATGCTTAGATTGTGAAACAAGTGGATTAAATCCAAGAAAAGATGAAATCTTATCAATAGGTGCTGTTCATATAAAAGGTAATAAAATCTTAATGCGAAAAACTTTTTATGTATTTGTAAAACCTTCAAAACATATTGCAGAAGAATCAATAAAAATTCATCAAATAAGACCAATTGATTTGGAAAATGGATTGGACCCACAAGATGCTATTTATCAATTATTAGATTTTATTGGCTCAAGACCTATCGTTGGATACTATATTAAATTCGATGTAGCGATTATTTCAAAATATACAAAAAAATTTATTGGTATTAAGTTACCAAATGAAACAATTGAAGTTTCATCAATGTATTATAAAACTAGAAAAAGATCAAGTGATTATGAATTTATAGATTTAAAATTTGATACTATTCTAAAAAATCTCAATATACCGGCACTTGGTAAGCATGATGCACTAAATGATGCAATAATGACTTCAATGATATTTTTAAAATTGAAAGATGTAACTCCTGCAAAAACTACATTTTATACAAATTAA